Genomic DNA from Halobaculum sp. CBA1158:
GGCCACGGGGGAGACGCTGACGTACGCCGACCTCGACGCCAGCGCGGAGGTGCTCGCCTCGCGCCTCGCCGGCGTCGGCGTCCGTCCCGGCGACCACGTCGCGGCCGTCATGTCGAACCGGGGCGAGTACGTCGCCCTGGTCCACGCGGGGATGCGCCTCGGCGTCCGACTCGTGTTGTGCGGCGCGGACCTCACCGCCCCGGAGTTGGCCCCTCGGATCGACGACGCGGACGCGGACGCCGTCGTCTGCGGGAGTGACACCGAGGAGACCGTCGTCGCGGCGACGCTGGACCGCGACGAGCGGACGGACTTCGACTGGACCGGTCCCAGCGAGGGGAAACCCGACGACACCGGGCCGGCCGTCGGCGACGAATCGACTGTCGGCGACGAATCGACTGTCGACGACGAATCGACCGACAGCGACGAACCGGCCGTCGATGAGGAACCGATCGACGGCAACCAGTCACTCGACGGCGATGACGGATCCGCCGACCGCGATCGGCCGCCGAGTCGGATCGTCTCGATGGATCCGCCGGCGGACGACCGCGTCACAGACATCGACGCCGCGCCCGACGGAGCCGTGCCGTCGGTCCGGTGGGGACGCGGGGACCCGCTGGTCATGCTGTTCACGTCCGGGACGACCGGGACGCCGAAGCTCGTCACGCTGACGCTCGGGAACGTCCTCGCGTCGGCGACGGCGTCGGCGTTCCGCCTCGGCGTGCTTCCCGACGACCGCTACCTCGCGACGCTGTCGCTGCACCACACCGGCGGCGTGATGCCGGTCTACCGCGCGGCGCTGTACGGCACGAGCGTCGTCCTCCGGGAGGGATTCGACGCCGGCGGGGCCGTCGACGACATCCGTCGGTACGACGCGACCGGCGTGTCGCTCGTGCCGACGATGCTGCGCCGGATGCTCGACGCCCGCGGGACGCTCCCGAGTTCGCTGCGGGCGGTCCTGCTCGGAGGCGCGCCGGCACCCGACTCGCTGATCGAACGCTGTCGCGACTACTCGGTGCCGGTTCACCCGACGTGGGGGATGACCGAGGCCGCCTCGCAGATCGCCACAGCGACGCCCGAGGAGGCGTTCGAGCGCGTCGGCACCGTGGGTCGGCCGCTGTTCTGGACGGACGTGGCCGTCCTCGGGGACGACGGGGAGCCGCTGCCGCGGGGCGAACGCGGCGAGCTCGTCGTCTCGGGG
This window encodes:
- a CDS encoding AMP-binding protein, producing MRDLLSHRIAATPDAEALVLAATGETLTYADLDASAEVLASRLAGVGVRPGDHVAAVMSNRGEYVALVHAGMRLGVRLVLCGADLTAPELAPRIDDADADAVVCGSDTEETVVAATLDRDERTDFDWTGPSEGKPDDTGPAVGDESTVGDESTVDDESTDSDEPAVDEEPIDGNQSLDGDDGSADRDRPPSRIVSMDPPADDRVTDIDAAPDGAVPSVRWGRGDPLVMLFTSGTTGTPKLVTLTLGNVLASATASAFRLGVLPDDRYLATLSLHHTGGVMPVYRAALYGTSVVLREGFDAGGAVDDIRRYDATGVSLVPTMLRRMLDARGTLPSSLRAVLLGGAPAPDSLIERCRDYSVPVHPTWGMTEAASQIATATPEEAFERVGTVGRPLFWTDVAVLGDDGEPLPRGERGELVVSGPSIASEYYGDPEASDAAFTDDGALHTGDAGYRDDDGYVYVLNRLDDRILSGGENVDPGEVVAALREHSGVADAAVVGVPDEEWGERVAALVVRSDEDLVRDDLEAFCRDRLAGFKIPRTIAFASELPRTASGTVSRPDVRERLVDDEREDDGREAVGSDGADTEGRGEVAEDDAGDDDTDSDRDGDTDNDRDGDTDTDGDTDTDGRSTGAR